A genomic stretch from Heterodontus francisci isolate sHetFra1 chromosome 23, sHetFra1.hap1, whole genome shotgun sequence includes:
- the LOC137382904 gene encoding ribonuclease H-like, whose translation MRETEEVTLAAEEALLNPDLILFTDGSSFVDNGTRKAGWAVTTLHEVVEVGCLPSGTSAQQAELQALSEACRIAEGKTANIYTDSRYAFGVAHDFGQLWHKRGFLTAAGTPIRNGKEVRDLLEAMQLPQEVSIQKCNAHTKDNTIEV comes from the coding sequence atgagagagacagaggaggtaaccctagcggcagaggaagcattgctcaaTCCAGATTTGATCCTATTCACAGATGGttcctcctttgttgacaacggtacacgaaaagcaggatgggcagttacaaccctacatgaagttgtggaagtgggatgcctgccttcagggacatcggcccaacaagccgaactgcAAGCCCTGTCGGAAGCGtgtcgaatagcagaggggaagacagctaatatttacacagactcacggtatgcttttggagttgctcacgactttggtcagctgtggcacaaaagaggatttctcactgctgctggtacacctattcgaaatgggaaagaggtTCGAGACTTACTAGAGGCCATGCAATTACCACAAGAGGTGTCTATTCAGAAATGTAACGCCCATACGAAGGATAATACCATAGAGGTGTAG